Genomic DNA from Gemmatimonadaceae bacterium:
CGCGCGAGCCCGCGGGTGATCGAACCGTTGATCGCCGCGACGATTGTATTCATGGCCTTTGCGGCCATTGGCGACCAGTTGGCGCCGCCCACGGCGTCGTCGCGCGCCGCGGCCATGCGCCGCCGTTATGTGACGGCAGGACTCTTCGGCCTCATTCACGGCTTGGGCTTCGCCAGCGCGCTCCACGCGCTGCTGGGGGCCGAGGTGTCCATCGCGGTGCCGCTGCTCGCGTTCAACCTGGGACTCGAGGTCGGGCAAGTGCTGATCGTGAGCGTCTTCTTCGCCCTGGGACTGGCGGCCGATCGCTGGCTCCACGTACGCCGCCGCGACTGGGTCTTGATCCTTTCCGGCGCCGCCGCCGGCATCGGCCTTACCCTGCTCGTCGAACGACTCGCCAACGTCGCATAGGCATTCGCCGTTGTCCTAGATTGCGGTGGGAATCGACCGTCTCCCGTCCGCCGTCTCCCGTCTCCCGTCTGCCCTCCGTTGAGGCCCGCCATGACCCCGCATCGCGCCCTTCGCATCGCCGCGCTCTGCAGCATCGCCGCGCCCCTCTCCGCCCAGCGCGGAGGACCGCCGGTCACGACGCCGCCGCAGTGGCTGAATGCCGACACGACGAGGAAGACCAATCAGTCGAACTTCCGCGCCATCGAGCAGTGGCCGACGCCCAACGAGTACCGCACCGCGAGCGGCTCGCCCGGCCCCAAGTACTGGCAGCAGAAGGTGGACTACACCATCCGCGTCACGCTCGACACGGTGAAGCACGAGATCACGGGCACCGAGCGCGTCACCTACCACAACAACTCGCCGAACGCGCTCCCGTACCTCTGGTTCCAGCTCGACCAGAACGTGGAGCGCCCTGATTCACG
This window encodes:
- a CDS encoding HupE/UreJ family protein produces the protein MSEFSLYLRMGYHHIASIGAWDHILFVAALTAAYGVHEWKRIAVLVTAFTIGHSITLALATLDIVRASPRVIEPLIAATIVFMAFAAIGDQLAPPTASSRAAAMRRRYVTAGLFGLIHGLGFASALHALLGAEVSIAVPLLAFNLGLEVGQVLIVSVFFALGLAADRWLHVRRRDWVLILSGAAAGIGLTLLVERLANVA